AATCTTCATTTAAGGGAGATGTTTGAACTTGACCCCAAGCGCGCTGAAAAAATGTTAATTGAAAACGAAGGAATTTATTTTGATTATTCAAAGCACAGGGTAAATGATGAAACAATGAACCTTCTTCTTAAACTGGCAAAAGAAGCCGGACTTAAGGAAAAAACAGAGGCAATGTTTAAAGGCGAAAAAATAAATAATACAGAAGACAGGTCTGTACTGCACATAGCGCTGCGCGCTCCCAAAGGCAATAAGATAATTGTGGACGGCAAGGATGTAATGCCGGGTGTTCATGCCACACTTGATAAGATGGCCGTTTTTTCAGAGAAAATCAGAAAGGGAGAATGGAAAGGTTACACCGGGAAAACAATCAGAAATATTGTTAACATTGGCATCGGCGGGTCTGATTTGGGGCCGGTTATGGCGTATGAAGCGTTAAAAAAATACACGCAGAGAAACCTTGTATTCCGTTTTGTTTCAAATATAGATGACACTGATTTCGCCGAATGCACGCACGATTTGAATCCTGAAGAGACTCTGTTTATCGTGGCGTCCAAGACATTTACAACCCTTGAAACAATGACCAACGCGCTGACAGCCCGCGCGTGGGTATTAAACGCGCTTAAGGATGATAAAGCCATAGCAAAACATTTTGTGGCGCTGTCCACCAACGCGGAAGAAGTTTCAAAATTCGGAATTGACACCGCGAATATGTTTGAATTCTGGGACTGGGTGGGTGGCAGGTATTCCATGACATCCGCAATCGGCCTTTCAAACATGATAGCGCTGGGAGCGGACAATTACCGCGATATGCTTTCGGGTTTTAATAAAATGGATGAACATTTCCGTACAGCTCCTTTGGAAAATAACATGCCTGTTATTATGGCGCTGCTTGGTATCTGGTACGCGGATTTTTTTGGCGCGGAAACAATAGCCGTGCTTCCGTATGAACAGTATTTAAAACGGTTTCCCGCGTATCTTCAGCAGATGACAATGGAAAGTAATGGAAAGAGTGTTACCAATGAAGGCGAACGTGTCACATATCAGACAGGTTCCATATACTGGGGAGAACCCGGTACTAACGGGCAGCACTCTTTTTATCAGCTTATACACCAGGGTACAAAACTTATCCCGTGTGAATTTATTGCTTTTGGAAAATCACTTAATCCTACAGGTAAGCACCACGACCTGTTAATGGCAAATGTGTTCGCGCAGTCAGCGGCTCTTGCTTTTGGAAAAATAGCGGATGAAGTCAGGGCTGAAAAAACCCCTGAAAATCTTGTGAATCACAAGGTGTTTGAAGGCAATAAACCGTCAACCACAATCCTGATGGAAAAACTTACACCTGAAGCGCTGGGTAAATTAATCGCGCTATATGAACACTGTGTGTTTACGCAGTCTGTTATCTGGGGAATAAACGCGTTTGACCAGTGGGGAGTCCAGCTTGGAAAGGTGCTTGCCGGAAAAATAGCGCCTGATTTAGAATCAGAAACAAAACTTAATCATGACGCTTCCACCAACGCGCTGATTGCGAAGTACAGGAAGATTAAATAATATAAATACAGAGGGACGGAAGGTTGAGGTTTTGGATTTGGCAGACGCGGGTCTTTAGCCCGCGGTAGTTGATTTTAAAAATAACAATAAATGTTACTATAATCAGTTAAGCAGAAGCGGGAAAAGATAAAGAGATTCTTACGTTATTGCTTAATTGCTTAAGGCGCTAAAGTGCTATGTTTCCGCTATAGCTTAATTGCTTAAAACGCTAATATGCTATGTTTAAGGAGCTTATGGATAAATTTAAAATTAAATCAGATTTTTCCCCGCAGGGAGACCAGCCGGCCGCGATTAAAAAACTTGTATCGTCCATCGCGGCAGGCGAAAAATTTCAGACCCTGCTTGGGGTGACCGGTTCCGGCAAAACTTTTACCATGGCAAAGGTCATAGAGCAGCTTAACAGGCCGGCCATTATAATATCGCATAACAAAACCCTTGCGGCGCAGCTTTACATGGAATTCAAGGAATTCTTTCCCGACAATGCCGTGGAATATTTTGTCTCCTATTACGACTATTATCAGCCCGAAGCGTATATCCCCCACAGGGATATGTTCATAGAAAAAGACTCTGCCATAAACGACGAACTTGAAAGATTAAGGCTGGCTTCCACACAAAAACTTCTTACCCGCAGGGATGTTATTATAGTGGCATCCGTGTCGTGTATATATGGATTAGGCTCGCCGGAAAACTATAAAAATATTCGCCTGTTTATGGAAGAGGGCGGCAGGATGTCGGTAAATGAAATAGCGGAAAGCCTTGTGCGCATGCAGTATCAAAGAAATGAATTTGAATTTACGCAGGGAATCTTCCGCGTAAAGGGAGACATTGTTGAAATCTGGCCGGCTTATTCCACCACGGCTATAAGGGTGGAACTGTTCGGGGATGAGATTGAAAAAATATCAGAGATAGAACCCGTGTCTAAAAATGTGATTAACCGTATACGCAGAACAGCGGTATTTTCCGCCACTCATTATGTAATGGAGCCGGAAAAGATGAAAGGCGTGGTTAAGCAGATAAAAGCGGAACTGGAAAGCCGGCTTAAGTTTTATAAAGAAAGGCCGGTGGAATATGAACGGTTAAAATCGCGCGTCAGCTATGATATAGAGATGCTTGAAGAGATGGGGTACTGTAAGGGTGTTGAAAACTATTCACGCCTTATGGACGGCAGAAAACCGGGGGACGCGCCTTATACGCTGCTTGATTATTTTCCCGAAGATTATCTTATGTTTGTGGATGAATCACACGTTACGCTGCCGCAGTTTCACGGTATGAACGCCGGCGACCATTCGCGCAAGAAAAATCTTATTGATTACGGGTTCCGCCTGCCGTGCGCTTATGATAACAGGCCGCTTAACTTTGAAGAGTTTGAAAAAAAGATGAACCAGGTGGTTTTTGTATCCGCCACGCCTGCGGATTATGAACTTGAAAAATCCGGTACGGATAATATAGCGGAACAGATAGTAAGGCCTACGGGCCTTATTGACCCGGAAATAGAGATACGAAAGACAGACGGGCAGGTGGATGACCTGATGGCGGAAATAAAAAGCCGGGCTGAAAAAGGCGAACGTGTGCTGGTTACCGTGCTTACAAAAAAAATGGCGGAAAGCCTGACATCGTATTTAAAAGATAAAGGGGTAAAGTGCAGATATCTGCACAGCGATATTGACACGCTGGAGCGTATTCAGATAATAAGGGAGCTGCGCGAGAAAAAGTTTGACGCGTTAATAGGTATTAATCTTCTCCGCGAAGGGCTGG
This portion of the Candidatus Goldiibacteriota bacterium genome encodes:
- the pgi gene encoding glucose-6-phosphate isomerase, which encodes MPQTVKLPAWKELKGNYEKVKNLHLREMFELDPKRAEKMLIENEGIYFDYSKHRVNDETMNLLLKLAKEAGLKEKTEAMFKGEKINNTEDRSVLHIALRAPKGNKIIVDGKDVMPGVHATLDKMAVFSEKIRKGEWKGYTGKTIRNIVNIGIGGSDLGPVMAYEALKKYTQRNLVFRFVSNIDDTDFAECTHDLNPEETLFIVASKTFTTLETMTNALTARAWVLNALKDDKAIAKHFVALSTNAEEVSKFGIDTANMFEFWDWVGGRYSMTSAIGLSNMIALGADNYRDMLSGFNKMDEHFRTAPLENNMPVIMALLGIWYADFFGAETIAVLPYEQYLKRFPAYLQQMTMESNGKSVTNEGERVTYQTGSIYWGEPGTNGQHSFYQLIHQGTKLIPCEFIAFGKSLNPTGKHHDLLMANVFAQSAALAFGKIADEVRAEKTPENLVNHKVFEGNKPSTTILMEKLTPEALGKLIALYEHCVFTQSVIWGINAFDQWGVQLGKVLAGKIAPDLESETKLNHDASTNALIAKYRKIK
- the uvrB gene encoding excinuclease ABC subunit UvrB encodes the protein MDKFKIKSDFSPQGDQPAAIKKLVSSIAAGEKFQTLLGVTGSGKTFTMAKVIEQLNRPAIIISHNKTLAAQLYMEFKEFFPDNAVEYFVSYYDYYQPEAYIPHRDMFIEKDSAINDELERLRLASTQKLLTRRDVIIVASVSCIYGLGSPENYKNIRLFMEEGGRMSVNEIAESLVRMQYQRNEFEFTQGIFRVKGDIVEIWPAYSTTAIRVELFGDEIEKISEIEPVSKNVINRIRRTAVFSATHYVMEPEKMKGVVKQIKAELESRLKFYKERPVEYERLKSRVSYDIEMLEEMGYCKGVENYSRLMDGRKPGDAPYTLLDYFPEDYLMFVDESHVTLPQFHGMNAGDHSRKKNLIDYGFRLPCAYDNRPLNFEEFEKKMNQVVFVSATPADYELEKSGTDNIAEQIVRPTGLIDPEIEIRKTDGQVDDLMAEIKSRAEKGERVLVTVLTKKMAESLTSYLKDKGVKCRYLHSDIDTLERIQIIRELREKKFDALIGINLLREGLDIPEVSLVAILDADKEGFLRSDKSLIQTTGRAARNVNGRVIMYADNMTDSMRRAINETERRRAKQKAYNKENNITPKSIVKEIKAIQGSVYEMDYFTVPVAEEEINIEYTDRADLMKKMEEEMAKEAAALNFERAAILRDKIEDIRGGINIKKGKKKKFGFKI